From Pseudonocardia autotrophica, one genomic window encodes:
- a CDS encoding FdhF/YdeP family oxidoreductase, producing MSVSPIHPPVDAEESELRVTERKTSAAGAKAVAVSMKRSLAEQGVVKTARNLLTLNQVDGFDCMSCAWPDPEPGERHTAEFCENGAKAVAWEGDRRQVTPEFFARHSIEDLRTRSAHWLESQGRLLHPMVRRDGGTHYEPISWESAFELIGEHLRALDSPDQANFYTSGRASNEAAFAYQLFARAFGTNNLPDCSNMCHESTGVGLSQSIGIGKGSVSLRDLHEAELIVISGQNPGTNHPRMLSALELAKKNGARILAINPLPEAGLLKFDNPQHARGMTGIGTRLADEFLQIRSGGDLALWQAFGHLLLAAEERNPGSVLDRDFVERHTNGFEDYAAHVKDLDRDAVVAATGLDWEQIEKAAAMLVSSERTVNCWAMGITQHRNAVNTIREMVNVSLLQGMIGKPGAGLCPVRGHSNVQGDRTMGIWEQMPDQFLDRIRDEFGFDPPREHGNDSIATVKAMAAGHGKVFVGLGGNFSQAMSDTGVTEPALEQCALTVQISTKLNRSHVVAGTDALILPALGRTEKDLTGGRAQQVTVEDSMSAVHASHGRSQPAGELLRSEVDIVCNIARATLGADHVVPWAEFTTDYDRIRDRIGRVVPGCEAYTEKVARSGGFTLPHPPRDSREFPTTSGKAEFAVSPLTVTTLPEGRLVLQSLRSHDQFNTTVYGLDDRYRGIHSGRRVVFISPADLRELGYADGDRVNLVSEWTDGTVRRADDFRLVSYSTPKGCIAAYYPETNPLVALDSYADESRCPTSKWIEVRLEPATRAPVA from the coding sequence GTGTCCGTCTCCCCGATCCATCCCCCGGTCGACGCCGAGGAGTCCGAGCTCCGCGTCACCGAGCGGAAGACGAGCGCGGCCGGGGCGAAGGCCGTGGCCGTCTCGATGAAGCGGTCACTGGCCGAGCAGGGCGTGGTCAAGACGGCACGCAACCTGCTCACCCTGAACCAGGTCGACGGCTTCGACTGCATGAGCTGCGCCTGGCCGGACCCGGAGCCCGGGGAGCGGCACACCGCGGAGTTCTGCGAGAACGGCGCCAAGGCCGTCGCCTGGGAGGGCGACCGCCGCCAGGTCACCCCGGAGTTCTTCGCCCGGCACTCGATCGAGGACCTGCGCACCCGCAGCGCGCACTGGCTGGAGAGCCAGGGCAGGCTGCTGCACCCGATGGTCCGCCGCGACGGCGGCACACACTACGAGCCGATCAGCTGGGAGAGCGCGTTCGAGCTGATCGGTGAGCACCTGCGGGCGCTCGACTCGCCGGACCAGGCGAACTTCTACACCTCGGGCCGGGCCTCCAACGAGGCGGCGTTCGCCTACCAGCTCTTCGCCCGCGCGTTCGGCACCAACAACCTGCCCGACTGCTCGAACATGTGTCACGAGTCGACCGGCGTCGGCCTGTCGCAGTCGATCGGCATCGGCAAGGGCTCGGTGTCGCTGCGCGACCTGCACGAGGCCGAGCTGATCGTCATCTCCGGGCAGAACCCGGGCACCAACCACCCCCGGATGCTGTCCGCGCTGGAGCTCGCCAAGAAGAACGGCGCGCGGATCCTGGCGATCAACCCGCTGCCCGAGGCCGGGCTGCTCAAATTCGACAACCCGCAGCACGCGCGCGGCATGACCGGGATCGGCACCCGGCTCGCCGACGAGTTCCTGCAGATCCGATCGGGCGGCGATCTCGCGCTCTGGCAGGCGTTCGGGCACCTGCTGCTGGCCGCCGAGGAGCGCAACCCGGGCAGCGTGCTGGACCGCGACTTCGTCGAGCGGCACACCAACGGCTTCGAGGACTACGCGGCACACGTCAAGGACCTGGACCGCGACGCCGTCGTCGCCGCGACCGGCCTCGACTGGGAGCAGATCGAGAAGGCCGCCGCGATGCTGGTCTCCTCGGAGCGGACCGTGAACTGCTGGGCGATGGGCATCACCCAGCACCGCAACGCGGTCAACACCATCCGCGAGATGGTCAACGTCTCGCTGCTGCAGGGCATGATCGGCAAGCCGGGCGCCGGCCTGTGCCCGGTCCGCGGCCATTCGAACGTGCAGGGCGACCGGACGATGGGCATCTGGGAGCAGATGCCCGACCAGTTCCTCGACCGCATCCGCGACGAGTTCGGTTTCGATCCGCCGCGCGAGCACGGCAACGACTCGATCGCCACGGTGAAGGCGATGGCCGCAGGCCATGGCAAGGTGTTCGTCGGCCTCGGCGGCAACTTCTCGCAGGCCATGTCGGACACCGGGGTCACCGAGCCCGCCCTGGAGCAGTGCGCACTGACCGTGCAGATCTCCACCAAGCTCAACCGCTCGCACGTGGTCGCGGGCACCGACGCGCTGATCCTGCCCGCGCTCGGCCGGACCGAGAAGGACCTCACCGGGGGCCGGGCGCAGCAGGTCACCGTCGAGGACTCGATGTCGGCGGTGCACGCCTCGCACGGCCGCTCGCAGCCGGCCGGGGAGCTGCTGCGCTCCGAGGTCGACATCGTCTGCAACATCGCGCGCGCCACCCTGGGCGCCGACCACGTCGTCCCCTGGGCCGAGTTCACCACCGACTACGACCGCATCCGGGACCGGATCGGCCGGGTCGTGCCGGGCTGCGAGGCCTACACCGAGAAGGTGGCCCGCTCGGGCGGCTTCACGCTCCCGCACCCGCCCCGGGACTCCCGGGAGTTCCCGACGACGTCCGGGAAGGCCGAGTTCGCGGTCAGCCCGCTGACCGTCACCACACTCCCCGAGGGACGGCTGGTGCTGCAGAGCCTGCGCAGCCACGACCAGTTCAACACCACCGTCTACGGCCTGGACGACCGCTACCGCGGCATCCATTCCGGCCGCCGGGTGGTCTTCATCTCGCCCGCCGACCTGCGCGAGCTCGGCTACGCCGACGGCGACCGGGTGAACCTGGTGAGCGAGTGGACGGACGGCACCGTGCGGCGCGCCGACGACTTCCGGCTGGTCTCGTACTCGACGCCGAAGGGCTGCATCGCCGCGTACTACCCGGAGACCAACCCGCTGGTCGCCCTGGACTCCTACGCCGACGAGTCCCGCTGCCCGACCTCGAAGTGGATCGAGGTGCGACTGGAGCCCGCGACCCGGGCGCCGGTCGCGTGA
- a CDS encoding multidrug effflux MFS transporter, whose product MTLTTTAAPSRLRIALILGALIALGPLTIDTYLPALPQVGQDLGVSGTTVQLTLTGTLAGLALGQLLIGPLSDAYGRRLPLLIGTGLHVLASALVAVAPSIEVLAVLRVLQGVGAAAGAVVGLAVVRDLFTGRAAATMLSRLILVMGAAPVLAPTLGGLLLTWTSWRGVFLFLALYGLVMLAVVTAGLPETLPPERRRSARFGSTLRTYGMLLRDRAFVGLVLVAGLAMGALFSYVSGAAYVFQEQFGVDQQTFGLLFGAGAIWLVVGTQLNPVLLRTLEPRRVMTVAVAAGVLVGLVLAVLTTTGTGGLPAVLAGIWALLLTCGFILPNAPALALARHGRTAGTAAALLGSLQFGIGAATSPVVGLLGNDAAALGISMFGAIALAGLALVLVVRPWTLPDLEES is encoded by the coding sequence GTGACACTCACGACCACCGCGGCACCGAGCAGGCTGCGGATCGCACTGATCCTCGGCGCACTGATCGCGCTCGGGCCGCTCACCATCGACACCTACCTGCCCGCACTGCCCCAGGTCGGCCAGGACCTGGGCGTGTCGGGCACGACGGTCCAGCTGACGCTGACCGGCACGCTGGCCGGGCTCGCGCTCGGTCAGCTGCTGATCGGCCCGCTGTCCGACGCCTACGGCCGCCGGCTGCCGCTGCTGATCGGCACCGGCCTGCACGTGCTGGCATCGGCGCTGGTCGCGGTGGCGCCCTCGATCGAGGTGCTCGCCGTGCTGCGCGTGCTGCAGGGGGTCGGGGCGGCGGCCGGCGCGGTCGTCGGACTGGCGGTCGTGCGGGACCTGTTCACCGGCCGGGCCGCCGCGACGATGCTCTCCCGGCTGATCCTGGTGATGGGCGCCGCGCCGGTGCTCGCGCCGACCCTCGGCGGGCTGCTGCTGACCTGGACGTCCTGGCGCGGAGTGTTCCTGTTCCTGGCCCTGTACGGCCTGGTGATGCTGGCCGTGGTCACCGCGGGGCTGCCCGAGACGCTGCCCCCGGAACGCCGCCGGTCGGCCCGGTTCGGCTCCACCCTGCGCACCTACGGGATGCTGCTGCGCGACCGCGCGTTCGTCGGTCTGGTGCTGGTCGCCGGGCTCGCGATGGGCGCGCTGTTCAGCTACGTCTCCGGCGCCGCGTACGTCTTCCAGGAACAGTTCGGGGTGGACCAGCAGACCTTCGGGCTGCTGTTCGGCGCCGGCGCCATCTGGCTGGTCGTCGGCACCCAGCTGAACCCGGTCCTGCTCCGCACCCTGGAGCCGCGCCGGGTGATGACCGTGGCGGTGGCCGCGGGAGTGCTGGTCGGGCTGGTGCTGGCCGTCCTGACCACGACCGGGACCGGCGGATTGCCTGCCGTGCTCGCCGGGATCTGGGCGCTGCTGCTGACCTGCGGCTTCATTCTGCCGAACGCTCCGGCGCTGGCCCTGGCCCGGCACGGCCGGACGGCGGGCACGGCGGCCGCACTGCTCGGCTCGCTGCAGTTCGGTATCGGCGCCGCGACCTCCCCGGTGGTCGGCCTGCTCGGCAACGACGCCGCCGCGCTGGGCATCTCGATGTTCGGCGCGATCGCGCTGGCCGGGCTGGCACTGGTGCTGGTCGTGCGGCCCTGGACGCTCCCCGACCTGGAGGAGTCCTGA
- a CDS encoding ABC transporter ATP-binding protein, with translation MDASIYMAMRNAGTEPGHRQRPAGETGRRILRLARPHRKRMAWFLATSTLGAVLTVVTPLLAGRATDAITTGAPLSVLGVVAGLIAAAAVAEAALGLVTRWLSANLGEGLIHQLRTTVFDHVQRMPVAFFTRTRTGALVSRLNSDVLGAQRAFSDTLAGVVSNLVTLLLTLGVMLAISWQVTVLAALLLPAFLLPARLMGRRLAALERAAADHNAAMSTRMTERFSAPGATLIKLFGRPAQESAEFADRAERVRAIGVRSAMLQWVFVTALILASSLAVALVYGVGGGFALAGALSAGQVVSLAMLLTRLYQPLTALAGARMEIMTVLVSFERVFEVLDLEPAIRDRPDAREVPDGPLDVEFDRVSFAYPTADQVSLASLEEVATLDTRGGEQVLHDVSFTAPAGRMVALVGSSGAGKSTVAQLVARLYDASSGAVRIGGVDVRDLTADSVHRAVGFVTQDGHLLHDTVAANLRIGAPDATGAQLWEALRRARLDEMVASLPDGLDTVVGERGYRLSGGERQRLTIARVLLAKPRIVVLDEATASLDTTSEAAVQAALAEALEGRTAIVIAHRLTTVRDADEILVLEHGRIIERGAHHSLLELGGRYRALSAT, from the coding sequence ATGGACGCGAGCATCTACATGGCCATGCGCAACGCGGGCACCGAGCCGGGGCACCGGCAGCGGCCCGCCGGGGAGACCGGGCGCCGGATACTGCGGCTCGCCCGCCCGCACCGCAAGCGGATGGCGTGGTTCCTCGCCACCAGCACCCTCGGCGCGGTCCTCACCGTCGTCACGCCGCTGCTGGCCGGGCGGGCCACCGATGCCATCACCACCGGCGCCCCGCTCTCGGTGCTCGGCGTCGTCGCCGGACTGATCGCCGCGGCCGCGGTCGCCGAGGCCGCACTCGGCCTGGTCACCCGGTGGCTCTCGGCGAACCTCGGCGAGGGGCTGATCCACCAGCTGCGCACCACCGTGTTCGACCACGTGCAGCGGATGCCGGTCGCGTTCTTCACCCGCACCCGGACGGGCGCACTGGTCTCCCGCTTGAACTCCGACGTCCTCGGGGCCCAGCGGGCGTTCTCCGACACCCTCGCCGGTGTGGTGTCCAACCTGGTGACGCTGCTGCTCACGCTCGGCGTGATGCTCGCGATCTCCTGGCAGGTGACGGTGCTCGCGGCGCTGCTGCTGCCCGCGTTCCTGCTCCCGGCCCGGCTGATGGGCCGCCGGCTGGCCGCGCTCGAGCGCGCCGCCGCCGACCACAACGCGGCGATGAGCACCCGGATGACCGAGCGCTTCTCGGCGCCCGGCGCCACCCTGATCAAGCTGTTCGGACGGCCGGCGCAGGAGTCCGCCGAGTTCGCCGACCGGGCCGAGCGGGTGCGCGCGATCGGGGTGCGCTCGGCGATGCTGCAGTGGGTGTTCGTCACCGCGCTGATCCTGGCGTCGTCGCTGGCGGTGGCACTGGTCTACGGCGTCGGCGGCGGGTTCGCCCTGGCCGGCGCGCTGTCCGCGGGCCAGGTCGTGTCCCTGGCGATGCTGCTGACCCGGCTGTACCAGCCGCTGACCGCGCTGGCCGGGGCGCGGATGGAGATCATGACGGTGCTGGTGAGCTTCGAGCGGGTCTTCGAGGTGCTCGACCTGGAGCCGGCGATCCGGGACCGGCCGGACGCCCGGGAGGTGCCGGACGGGCCGCTCGACGTCGAGTTCGATCGGGTGTCGTTCGCCTACCCGACCGCGGACCAGGTCTCGCTGGCCTCGCTGGAGGAGGTCGCGACGCTGGACACCCGCGGCGGTGAGCAGGTGCTGCACGACGTCTCCTTCACCGCACCGGCCGGCCGGATGGTCGCGCTCGTCGGATCGTCCGGCGCCGGCAAGTCGACGGTCGCCCAGCTGGTCGCCCGGCTCTACGACGCGAGCTCCGGCGCCGTCCGGATCGGCGGCGTCGACGTGCGCGACCTGACCGCCGACTCGGTGCACCGGGCGGTCGGCTTCGTCACCCAGGACGGGCACCTGCTGCACGACACGGTCGCCGCGAACCTGCGGATCGGCGCCCCGGACGCGACCGGCGCGCAGCTGTGGGAGGCGCTGCGCCGGGCCCGGCTCGACGAGATGGTCGCGTCCCTGCCGGACGGCCTGGACACCGTCGTCGGTGAGCGGGGTTACCGGCTCTCCGGTGGTGAGCGGCAGCGGCTGACGATCGCCAGGGTGCTGCTCGCGAAGCCCCGGATCGTGGTGCTCGACGAGGCCACCGCCAGCCTGGACACCACGTCGGAGGCCGCGGTGCAGGCGGCACTCGCGGAGGCGCTCGAGGGCCGGACGGCGATCGTCATCGCACACCGGCTGACCACGGTGCGGGACGCCGACGAGATCCTCGTCCTGGAGCACGGCCGGATCATCGAGCGGGGTGCGCACCACTCGCTGCTGGAGCTCGGCGGCCGGTACCGGGCGCTGAGCGCTACTTGA
- a CDS encoding bifunctional nuclease family protein, with the protein MARTMHVLRLIVHARSRQPVLLLGEAGGDRCVPVFLRPPQAEVIAAGRRDDSSVALTQDVLLPVLEALGRTCESVEISDLADGVYTAELVFDGDVRVQVKPSDALSIAVREGLPIGMAEHVLDEVGQPIDEVLPPESEDASGIAAQARAATGGVPGEQSEHPEQQLREFREFIDDVSPEDFK; encoded by the coding sequence ATGGCCCGGACGATGCACGTCCTGCGACTGATCGTTCACGCCCGCTCACGGCAGCCGGTGCTGCTGCTCGGCGAGGCCGGTGGGGACCGCTGTGTCCCGGTATTCCTGAGACCGCCGCAGGCCGAGGTGATCGCGGCCGGCCGGCGGGACGACTCCAGCGTGGCCCTCACCCAGGACGTGCTGCTCCCGGTGCTGGAGGCGCTCGGGCGGACCTGCGAGTCGGTCGAGATCAGCGATCTCGCCGACGGCGTCTACACCGCCGAGCTGGTGTTCGACGGCGACGTCCGGGTGCAGGTCAAGCCGTCCGACGCGCTGTCGATCGCGGTCCGCGAGGGGCTGCCGATCGGGATGGCCGAGCACGTGCTCGACGAGGTCGGCCAGCCGATCGACGAGGTACTGCCGCCCGAATCGGAGGACGCCAGCGGGATCGCCGCGCAGGCCCGCGCAGCCACCGGCGGGGTTCCCGGCGAGCAGTCCGAGCATCCCGAGCAGCAGCTGCGCGAGTTCCGCGAGTTCATCGACGACGTCTCGCCGGAGGACTTCAAGTAG
- a CDS encoding alpha/beta fold hydrolase, translated as MSSTDTTGVSHLGGSTIGFRFGRPYDPALPTLVLVNSFTTTADLYRPQFDDPALAGVVNLLAIEPYGHGATQAGHRHFTYWDSAVANLQVLDALDILDAFVLGTSQGGWIAARMALLAPDRIRGIIPLGTSMDFESPRSRELGCWDGIEFCSPSVDALAEPVGDDWVVPGEFVDAVLAAGLGDTVSDADRAFWRATYQATYTGDDGRHRLRVSTVNLRDRDGLHGRLDDVRCPVLWMHGTADAVYSVANAEDGIARFVNSPGAELRIVEGGQHFLSASDPAEVNAAVADFVKRWS; from the coding sequence ATGAGCAGCACCGACACCACCGGCGTCAGCCACCTCGGCGGTTCCACGATCGGCTTCCGCTTCGGCCGGCCGTACGACCCGGCGCTCCCGACGCTCGTCCTGGTCAACTCGTTCACGACCACGGCCGACCTGTACCGCCCGCAGTTCGACGACCCGGCCCTCGCCGGGGTCGTCAACCTGCTCGCGATCGAGCCGTACGGGCACGGCGCGACGCAGGCCGGGCACCGGCACTTCACCTACTGGGACAGCGCCGTCGCGAACCTGCAGGTGCTCGACGCGCTCGACATCCTGGACGCGTTCGTGCTGGGCACCTCGCAGGGCGGCTGGATCGCCGCCCGGATGGCGCTGCTCGCGCCCGACCGGATCCGCGGGATCATCCCGCTCGGCACGTCGATGGACTTCGAGAGCCCCCGCAGCCGCGAGCTCGGCTGCTGGGACGGGATCGAGTTCTGCTCGCCGTCGGTGGACGCACTCGCCGAGCCGGTCGGGGACGACTGGGTGGTGCCGGGCGAGTTCGTCGACGCCGTACTCGCCGCCGGCCTGGGCGACACCGTGTCGGACGCGGACCGCGCGTTCTGGCGCGCCACCTACCAGGCCACCTACACCGGTGACGACGGCAGGCACCGGCTGCGGGTCAGCACGGTGAACCTGCGGGACCGGGACGGCCTGCACGGCAGGCTGGACGACGTCCGCTGCCCGGTGCTGTGGATGCACGGCACCGCCGACGCGGTCTACTCCGTCGCCAACGCCGAGGACGGGATCGCGCGCTTCGTCAACTCCCCCGGCGCCGAGCTGCGGATCGTCGAGGGCGGGCAGCACTTCCTCAGCGCCTCCGATCCGGCGGAGGTGAACGCCGCCGTCGCCGACTTCGTGAAGCGGTGGTCGTAG
- a CDS encoding SDR family oxidoreductase, which produces MSGVAVVTGAGSGIGAAVTRGLLDAGWRVALAGRRTDRLDAVAAGHTEALTVATDVTDPGSVAELFAAVTGRWGRVDLLVNNAGTFGPGGTVDEIAVEDWTATVATNLTGSFLCARAAFGAMRAQQPQGGRIINNGSISAHAPRPGSAAYTATKHAVTGLTKSLSLDGREFGIACGQIDIGNAATDMTAGIATGAKQADGTVRPEQTFDVRHVAEAVVYMAGLPLSANVQFLTIAATTMPWLARG; this is translated from the coding sequence CGGGCTGGCGGGTCGCACTCGCCGGCCGGCGGACCGACCGGCTGGACGCGGTCGCCGCCGGGCACACCGAGGCACTCACCGTGGCCACCGACGTGACCGATCCCGGATCGGTCGCCGAGCTGTTCGCCGCCGTGACCGGCCGCTGGGGCCGGGTCGATCTGCTGGTCAACAACGCGGGCACGTTCGGCCCCGGCGGCACCGTCGACGAGATCGCCGTCGAGGACTGGACGGCGACGGTCGCGACCAACCTGACCGGCTCGTTCCTGTGCGCGAGGGCGGCGTTCGGCGCGATGCGCGCCCAGCAGCCGCAGGGCGGCCGGATCATCAACAACGGGTCGATCTCGGCGCACGCCCCGCGCCCCGGCAGCGCCGCCTACACCGCGACCAAGCATGCGGTCACCGGGCTGACCAAGTCGCTGTCGCTGGACGGCCGGGAGTTCGGCATCGCCTGCGGGCAGATCGACATCGGCAACGCGGCGACCGACATGACCGCGGGCATCGCGACCGGCGCGAAGCAGGCGGACGGCACGGTCCGCCCGGAGCAGACCTTCGACGTGCGGCACGTCGCGGAGGCGGTGGTCTACATGGCCGGGCTACCGCTGTCGGCGAACGTGCAGTTCCTGACCATCGCCGCGACGACGATGCCGTGGCTCGCCCGCGGCTGA